A window of Fictibacillus halophilus contains these coding sequences:
- a CDS encoding ClpP family protease, giving the protein MDQTPETEAPQTDAPKKDDSSGLIQKIQSLGQTNVPTMEGSSIHCLTIVGQIEGHMQLPPNNKATKYEHLIPQLVAIEQNHKIEGLLVILNTVGGDVEAGLAISEMIASLSKPSVSLVLGGGHSIGVPIAVSADYSFIAPTATMTIHPVRLTGLVIGVPQTFEYLDKMQDRVISFVTSHSEITEERFKELMFSKGNLTRDIGTNVIGTDAVSDGLINAVGGVGQAIKKLNELIEANRKEDDKGLPQ; this is encoded by the coding sequence ATGGATCAGACACCAGAAACAGAAGCACCACAGACAGATGCACCCAAGAAGGACGATAGCTCGGGACTTATTCAAAAGATACAATCGTTAGGACAAACGAACGTTCCTACAATGGAAGGCTCAAGCATACATTGTTTGACGATCGTAGGTCAGATCGAAGGGCACATGCAGCTTCCTCCTAACAACAAAGCGACCAAATACGAACATTTGATTCCGCAATTAGTAGCCATCGAACAGAATCATAAGATTGAAGGACTTCTTGTCATTCTGAATACAGTTGGCGGAGATGTGGAGGCTGGCCTTGCTATCTCTGAGATGATCGCATCCCTCTCAAAGCCTAGTGTTTCCCTGGTATTAGGAGGAGGACATTCCATAGGAGTTCCAATAGCGGTCAGCGCTGATTATTCGTTTATCGCACCAACGGCTACTATGACCATCCATCCGGTTCGATTAACAGGTCTGGTGATTGGGGTGCCGCAAACGTTTGAGTATTTAGACAAGATGCAGGACCGGGTCATCTCTTTTGTAACGAGCCATTCTGAAATCACAGAAGAGCGATTTAAAGAACTGATGTTTTCTAAAGGAAATCTCACACGGGATATCGGTACAAATGTTATTGGAACAGATGCCGTAAGTGATGGACTCATAAACGCTGTAGGCGGAGTAGGCCAAGCGATCAAGAAGTTAAACGAACTGATCGAAGCAAACAGAAAAGAAGATGATAAAGGATTACCACAATGA
- the dapG gene encoding aspartate kinase: protein MKIIVQKFGGTSLKDDTGRIEAIRHIKNAVEEGYKVVCVVSAMGRFGDPYATDTLLSLVGDKNKISNREQDLLLSCGEIISSVVFSGLLNTTGLSSVALTGPQAGFRTNDDFSNARIIDMKVDRIKSELENNQVVVVAGFQGQSKSGDIATLGRGGSDTSASALGAALEAEFIDIFTDVEGVMTADPRLVKDARPLSVVTYAEICNMAYQGAKVIHPRAVEIAMQAKIPLRIRSTYSDLPGTLVTSAVKGPAGKDVQESIITGIAHVSNITQIKVYANDGQYDLHTKVFKAMAQEQISVDFINISPKGVVYTIMEDKTDMALAKLKDLGYEPEVNRDCAKVSAVGAGIAGTPGVTAAIVESLSSRNIQILQSADSHTTIWVLVKKADLIESVNALHSAFRLNEEGISASLQEIVQQQFNEY, encoded by the coding sequence ATGAAGATAATCGTTCAAAAATTTGGGGGAACTTCTTTAAAAGATGACACAGGACGCATCGAAGCGATTCGTCACATTAAAAATGCTGTCGAAGAAGGCTATAAAGTAGTTTGTGTCGTTTCTGCAATGGGACGTTTTGGTGATCCGTATGCTACGGACACTTTATTAAGTCTTGTAGGAGATAAGAACAAGATTTCTAATCGAGAACAAGATCTTTTGTTGTCTTGTGGAGAAATTATTTCATCAGTCGTATTTTCTGGATTGTTAAATACAACAGGTCTTTCATCTGTTGCTTTAACAGGTCCTCAAGCAGGGTTCAGAACAAACGATGATTTTTCTAATGCAAGAATTATAGATATGAAAGTAGACCGTATAAAGTCTGAACTTGAAAACAATCAAGTAGTAGTCGTTGCAGGTTTTCAAGGGCAATCCAAATCTGGGGATATCGCAACACTTGGAAGAGGTGGAAGCGACACGAGTGCTTCTGCTTTAGGAGCTGCTTTAGAGGCTGAGTTTATTGATATTTTTACAGATGTAGAAGGGGTAATGACTGCTGACCCAAGACTTGTGAAAGATGCAAGACCATTATCTGTCGTAACGTATGCTGAGATTTGTAACATGGCTTATCAGGGAGCAAAGGTCATTCATCCACGTGCTGTGGAGATTGCCATGCAAGCAAAGATTCCGTTAAGAATTCGTTCCACGTATTCAGATCTTCCGGGAACGCTTGTTACATCAGCGGTAAAAGGACCTGCTGGTAAAGACGTTCAAGAATCAATCATAACGGGTATTGCTCATGTCTCAAACATTACCCAAATTAAAGTGTATGCGAACGATGGTCAGTATGATCTTCATACAAAAGTGTTCAAAGCCATGGCACAAGAACAGATTTCAGTAGACTTTATCAATATAAGTCCAAAAGGTGTCGTATATACGATCATGGAAGACAAGACGGATATGGCATTAGCAAAATTAAAAGATCTAGGATACGAGCCTGAAGTGAACAGAGATTGTGCCAAAGTATCTGCAGTTGGAGCTGGTATCGCAGGAACACCAGGGGTTACAGCAGCTATCGTAGAATCATTATCTAGTAGGAACATACAGATCTTACAATCTGCTGATTCGCATACTACGATCTGGGTCCTCGTTAAGAAAGCAGATCTTATTGAATCGGTAAATGCTCTTCATTCCGCTTTTCGTTTGAATGAGGAAGGTATATCTGCGAGTTTACAAGAAATTGTACAACAGCAGTTTAATGAGTATTGA
- the dapA gene encoding 4-hydroxy-tetrahydrodipicolinate synthase has protein sequence MNFGSISTAMVTPFDSKGNIDFGRTTKLVNHLINNGTDSLVVAGTTGESATLTTEEKIALFKHVVKVVDGRVPVVAGTGSNNTKASIDLSKKAEEIGVDAIMIVAPYYNKPSQEGIVAHYKAIASAVSLPIMAYNIPGRSVITFSVETVLRLAEVPNIVALKDAGGNLDTMSEVIENTPDDFVVYSGDDGLTLPSLAIGSAGIVSVASHVIGNEMQTMIKAFRDGENKEAARIHRKLLPVMQELFKAPSPAPVKTALQVRGLDVGGVRLPLLPLNQSEREALSNRLNSL, from the coding sequence ATGAATTTTGGAAGTATTAGCACCGCGATGGTAACACCTTTTGACAGCAAAGGGAACATCGATTTTGGCAGAACGACGAAACTGGTTAACCATCTGATCAACAATGGAACGGATAGTTTAGTAGTAGCTGGGACTACCGGAGAATCAGCGACATTAACGACAGAAGAAAAAATAGCACTTTTTAAACACGTTGTAAAAGTGGTGGATGGAAGAGTTCCTGTGGTTGCGGGAACGGGAAGCAATAATACGAAAGCATCCATTGATCTTTCAAAAAAGGCTGAAGAAATCGGTGTGGATGCTATTATGATCGTAGCACCGTATTATAATAAACCTAGTCAAGAAGGAATCGTTGCTCATTATAAAGCTATTGCAAGTGCAGTAAGCCTTCCAATCATGGCGTATAACATTCCGGGAAGATCAGTAATTACATTTTCGGTTGAAACCGTCCTTCGGCTGGCTGAAGTACCAAACATTGTTGCCTTAAAAGATGCAGGCGGAAATTTAGATACAATGAGTGAGGTTATTGAAAATACTCCGGACGACTTTGTTGTTTACAGCGGTGACGACGGTCTAACCCTTCCTTCTTTAGCAATAGGAAGTGCGGGAATCGTTTCAGTGGCTTCCCATGTGATCGGTAATGAGATGCAAACGATGATCAAAGCGTTTAGAGACGGCGAAAATAAAGAAGCTGCTCGTATTCACCGAAAGTTGCTCCCAGTTATGCAGGAGCTTTTTAAAGCGCCGAGTCCCGCTCCAGTTAAGACAGCACTACAAGTAAGAGGACTTGATGTTGGCGGTGTTAGATTGCCGTTACTCCCTTTAAATCAATCTGAAAGAGAAGCACTCTCAAACAGATTAAACAGCCTATAA
- a CDS encoding YlzJ-like family protein encodes MIWYTMQPFELMFPEEGNEQSAQNVILYNNVPVLVERMGDETKIVQIMSTDPSHFLLEDCQPGMVLRNF; translated from the coding sequence ATGATCTGGTACACGATGCAGCCTTTCGAATTGATGTTTCCCGAAGAAGGAAACGAACAGTCAGCGCAGAATGTAATACTTTATAATAATGTACCTGTCCTTGTAGAACGTATGGGTGATGAAACAAAGATCGTTCAGATCATGAGCACAGACCCTTCTCATTTTTTACTTGAAGACTGTCAACCAGGAATGGTGCTGCGAAACTTTTGA
- a CDS encoding ribonuclease J has protein sequence MSKQNRDKIKVFALGGVGEIGKNMYVVDTGEEIFVMDSGLMFPQEEMLGIDIVIPDVTYLKENLERVTGIFLTHAHEDHIGGLPYVLRQVPVPVYGTRLTLGLVEAKLKEAGLLRSTELNMIETNQKLSFNSAKVSFFHVNHSIPDAVGIAIHTSQGIIANTGDFKIDHTPIDGQHTEFGKISALAEEGVLCLLSDSTNAERPGSTGPEAQVGQEILDVFQAAKGRIIIASFASNVHRVQQVMNAAAKTNRKVAVNGRSMVKVVDIASQLGYLTIEKDLLVTIDQANDYSDEKVVILTTGSQGESMAALSRMAQKSHKQIALRPSDTVVIAATPIPGNETSVAKMVDKLMRTGADVIFGQKKVHVSGHGSAEELKFMLSMMKPKYFMPVHGEYKMQKAHQKLAIEVGVEKDNIFIVDKGEVVEFANGFAQKTGKVPSGNVLVDGLGVGDIGNIVLRDRKLLSQDGILVVVVTISKDSHKLISGPEIISRGFVYVRESEALLQEANTKVRDVLEKCMNENMKEWSSLKSNVRDTLSQYLFEKTKRRPMIMPIIMEI, from the coding sequence TTGTCAAAACAAAATAGAGATAAAATTAAAGTTTTTGCCTTGGGCGGAGTCGGTGAGATCGGCAAAAACATGTATGTAGTAGACACAGGTGAGGAAATTTTTGTTATGGACTCTGGTCTAATGTTTCCTCAAGAGGAAATGCTTGGAATTGATATTGTCATACCAGATGTGACCTACTTAAAGGAAAACCTGGAGCGTGTGACTGGAATCTTTTTAACTCATGCCCATGAAGACCATATCGGTGGACTTCCATATGTCTTAAGACAAGTACCCGTGCCCGTTTATGGAACACGTTTGACGTTAGGACTTGTAGAAGCAAAACTAAAAGAAGCAGGTCTTTTGCGTTCCACTGAACTAAACATGATCGAAACGAACCAAAAACTATCATTTAATAGTGCGAAGGTAAGCTTCTTCCACGTAAATCACAGTATTCCAGATGCAGTAGGTATTGCAATTCACACGTCACAGGGGATTATTGCAAATACTGGTGATTTTAAGATCGATCATACGCCGATCGATGGACAGCATACGGAATTTGGCAAGATTTCAGCATTGGCTGAAGAAGGAGTACTGTGTCTGCTCTCAGACAGTACGAATGCAGAGCGCCCAGGATCTACGGGTCCAGAAGCACAAGTTGGACAAGAGATCCTTGATGTATTCCAAGCAGCAAAAGGAAGAATCATCATCGCATCATTCGCTTCAAACGTTCACCGTGTTCAGCAAGTAATGAACGCAGCTGCAAAAACAAACAGAAAAGTAGCTGTTAACGGAAGAAGTATGGTGAAAGTCGTAGATATCGCATCACAACTAGGCTATTTAACGATCGAAAAAGATCTATTAGTTACGATAGATCAAGCAAACGATTACAGTGATGAAAAAGTAGTCATCTTAACAACAGGGAGCCAAGGTGAATCGATGGCAGCGTTGTCTAGAATGGCACAAAAATCACATAAACAGATCGCTCTTCGTCCTTCAGATACAGTTGTAATTGCCGCTACCCCGATACCTGGCAATGAAACCTCAGTTGCGAAGATGGTTGATAAACTGATGCGTACAGGAGCTGACGTTATATTTGGTCAGAAAAAGGTCCACGTATCAGGACATGGTAGTGCCGAAGAGCTTAAGTTCATGCTCAGTATGATGAAACCTAAATACTTTATGCCCGTTCATGGTGAGTATAAGATGCAAAAAGCACATCAAAAATTGGCGATCGAAGTTGGAGTTGAAAAAGACAACATCTTTATCGTTGATAAAGGTGAAGTGGTAGAGTTCGCTAATGGATTCGCTCAAAAAACTGGAAAAGTACCTTCTGGAAACGTATTAGTCGATGGTCTTGGTGTTGGAGATATCGGAAACATCGTGCTTCGTGACCGTAAACTTTTATCACAAGATGGAATCTTAGTAGTCGTTGTTACGATCAGCAAAGATTCACATAAGCTGATCTCAGGTCCTGAGATCATCTCAAGAGGCTTTGTGTATGTTCGTGAGAGTGAAGCTCTTCTTCAGGAAGCGAATACAAAAGTCCGTGACGTTCTTGAAAAGTGCATGAACGAAAATATGAAAGAATGGTCTAGTCTGAAGTCAAACGTCAGAGATACATTAAGTCAGTATCTGTTTGAAAAAACAAAGAGAAGACCAATGATCATGCCGATCATTATGGAAATTTAA